From the genome of Papaver somniferum cultivar HN1 chromosome 2, ASM357369v1, whole genome shotgun sequence, one region includes:
- the LOC113348591 gene encoding tobamovirus multiplication protein 1-like, producing MTRLPFNISTAMDFTAPASDWWNQVNESTQWQDGIFFSLCGAYALVSLVALIQLIRIEVRVPEYGWTTQKVFHLMNFIVNGVRAIVFGFHKQVFVFKIKVFTLMLVEFPGLLFFSTYTLLVLFWAEIYHQARSLPADKLRIVYISVNGGVYLIQVCLWIYLWINDNDVAESVGKIFMAVVSLIAALGFLIYGGRLFFMLRRFPIESKGRRKKLHEVGSVTAVCFACFLLRCFVVALSAFDKDASLDVLDHPVLNLVYYLLAEILPSALVLFILRKLPPKRVSAQYHPIR from the exons ATGACGAGATTACCCTTCAATATCTCGACGGCAATGGATTTCACAGCTCCGGCTTCTGATTGGTGGAACCAAGTTAATGAGTCAACTCAATGGCAGGATggaatcttcttctctctttgtgGTGCTTATGCCCTAGTTTCTTTAGTTGCTTTG ATTCAACTCATAAGGATTGAAGTTAGAGTGCCTGAATATGGATGGACAACGCAgaaagtttttcatctaatgaaCTTTATCGTAAACGGAG TGAGGGCAATCGTATTTGGGTTTCATAAGCAAGTTTTCGTTTTCAAGATTAAG GTGTTTACTTTGATGCTAGTGGAGTTTCCTGGACTGCTGTTTTTCTCTACCTACACGCTACTTGTCTTATTTTGGGCAGAGATATATCATCAG GCAAGAAGTCTTCCGGCGGATAAGCTCAGGATTGTGTACATTTCAGTCAACGGTGGAGTATATCTCATACAG GTTTGTCTCTGGATATACCTGTGGATAAACGACAATGATGTTGCAGAGTCTGTTGGGAAGATATTTATGGCAG TGGTGTCACTCATTGCTGCGCTAGGTTTCTTGATTTATGGAGGAAG ATTATTTTTCATGCTGCGGCGGTTTCCTATCGAGTCTAAAGGGAGAAGAAAGAAGCTTCATGAG GTTGGATCTGTCACAGCAGTATGTTTCGCCTGCTTTCTCCTCAGGTGCTTTGTG GTTGCTTTATCTGCATTTGATAAGGATGCCTCTCTCGACGTTTTGGATCATCCAGTTCTGAACCTAGTGTATTACTTG CTTGCTGAAATTCTACCATCAGCTCTTGTCCTCTTCATCCTGCGCAAGCTTCCTCCCAAAAGGGTGTCTGCTCAATATCACCCAATCCGCTAA